A single window of Martelella sp. NC20 DNA harbors:
- a CDS encoding SMP-30/gluconolactonase/LRE family protein, whose product MFMNPPTFTSCINIETPLGEGPVWDSDRGLLWFVDILLPAIFSFDPDTERLERYDMPVAVTSIGLTMDERLIVSTSKDICYFQPADGTLERLVTPETDREMNRLNDGKVGPDGAFWVGSMHVVRPSEPTAALYRITPDGNCTRMIEDIHVSNGLAWSPDHQTMYHADSRVPFIKTWDFDPSSGNISRPRLLAAPTVEEGLPDGAAVDSEGNYWSAGVTGGCIHIFAPDGTLLQRIDLPMAAPTMPCFGGRDGDILFLTGLTRKSETGVSAGKLMACRVKARGAPISRFGVGLV is encoded by the coding sequence ATGTTCATGAACCCACCGACATTCACCTCCTGTATCAACATCGAGACTCCTCTGGGTGAAGGTCCGGTCTGGGACAGTGATCGCGGTCTCTTGTGGTTCGTCGACATTCTTCTGCCCGCAATCTTCTCCTTCGATCCCGATACGGAGCGGCTGGAGAGATATGACATGCCGGTCGCGGTCACCTCGATCGGCTTGACCATGGACGAACGGCTCATTGTTTCGACAAGCAAGGATATCTGCTACTTCCAACCGGCTGACGGCACTCTGGAACGTCTTGTCACCCCGGAAACGGATCGGGAAATGAACAGGTTGAATGATGGAAAGGTCGGGCCAGACGGTGCCTTCTGGGTCGGGTCGATGCATGTAGTCCGCCCAAGCGAGCCGACGGCCGCGCTTTACCGCATCACCCCCGATGGCAACTGCACCCGGATGATCGAGGATATTCACGTGTCCAACGGGCTCGCCTGGAGTCCCGACCACCAAACGATGTATCACGCCGATTCCCGCGTACCTTTCATAAAGACGTGGGACTTTGATCCATCCAGCGGCAACATTTCCAGACCTCGCCTGTTGGCGGCACCGACCGTGGAAGAGGGATTGCCGGATGGTGCGGCAGTGGATAGCGAGGGCAATTATTGGAGCGCGGGCGTCACTGGCGGCTGTATCCACATCTTCGCTCCCGACGGTACGCTCCTGCAAAGAATTGACCTGCCGATGGCCGCGCCCACCATGCCATGTTTCGGTGGCCGCGATGGCGATATACTGTTTCTGACTGGCTTGACGCGGAAATCCGAAACCGGAGTTTCGGCGGGCAAGCTGATGGCGTGCCGGGTTAAGGCGCGCGGAGCTCCAATTTCTCGATTTGGCGTCGGATTGGTTTGA
- a CDS encoding HpcH/HpaI aldolase family protein, whose product MKNPLRARLLTGQASINGWLSMPCGYSAELMARCGWNSLTVDLQHGVQDYASLVACFQATDASGIPMLARVPSNESGIIGKVLDAGAWGVICPMINSRGDCERFVASCLYPPLGQRSNGPNRASAFGSPDMPYQGFANAEILVLPMIETVEALDALDDILDVPGVSGAYVGPTDLAFSMGQAPVFDKASPEILATYERIVKAAESRGKFAGIHCMSSEYALKMAGMGFRLITVASDAALMTMSARDVVSRFHAGMAGS is encoded by the coding sequence ATGAAAAATCCGCTTCGAGCGCGCCTTCTTACCGGTCAGGCCAGCATCAACGGCTGGCTATCGATGCCGTGTGGATACAGCGCCGAATTGATGGCGAGATGCGGCTGGAACAGTCTGACGGTCGATTTGCAACACGGCGTGCAGGACTATGCTTCGCTCGTCGCGTGCTTCCAGGCCACAGACGCTTCGGGCATTCCAATGTTGGCCCGCGTGCCATCCAACGAAAGCGGTATTATTGGAAAGGTCCTCGATGCAGGCGCATGGGGCGTCATCTGCCCGATGATCAATTCCCGCGGGGACTGTGAGCGTTTTGTGGCGTCCTGCCTCTATCCGCCACTGGGACAGAGGTCCAATGGACCAAACCGCGCATCTGCTTTCGGAAGTCCGGATATGCCCTACCAGGGTTTTGCGAACGCGGAGATCCTGGTTCTGCCGATGATAGAGACGGTCGAGGCATTGGACGCGCTTGACGACATTCTTGATGTTCCAGGAGTCAGCGGTGCCTATGTCGGGCCGACCGACCTCGCTTTTTCGATGGGACAGGCGCCCGTCTTCGACAAGGCATCGCCCGAAATACTGGCGACCTATGAGCGTATCGTCAAGGCGGCTGAAAGTCGTGGCAAGTTTGCCGGAATTCACTGCATGTCGAGCGAGTACGCCTTGAAGATGGCAGGAATGGGCTTCCGCCTGATCACTGTAGCCAGCGATGCGGCGCTGATGACTATGTCAGCCCGAGATGTTGTCAGCCGGTTCCACGCCGGCATGGCGGGTAGCTGA
- a CDS encoding RidA family protein has translation MTGTASTRLSTLGLTLPKLRAPVGNFVMAKRHRDLLYLSGQGPNTEGAARISGKVGDTVSVEEAYQHARLVTLNLLSVADNHLGSLDRIDAIIKVLGFVNAAPDFTAHPSVINGCSDLLVELFGPDHGSHARSAIGAGSLPAQITVEIEMIVSCR, from the coding sequence ATGACGGGCACTGCCTCCACACGTCTTTCAACGCTCGGGCTTACGCTTCCCAAGTTGCGGGCGCCCGTCGGTAACTTTGTCATGGCAAAGCGTCATCGCGATTTGCTCTATTTGTCCGGCCAAGGCCCTAATACAGAAGGAGCCGCCAGAATTTCGGGCAAGGTAGGCGACACCGTCAGCGTCGAAGAAGCCTATCAACATGCGCGCCTTGTGACACTTAATCTCCTGTCCGTCGCAGATAACCATCTTGGCTCTTTGGATCGCATCGACGCCATCATCAAAGTGCTCGGTTTCGTGAACGCGGCTCCGGATTTCACCGCCCATCCATCCGTTATCAACGGATGTTCCGATCTCTTGGTCGAGCTTTTTGGTCCGGACCACGGCAGCCACGCACGCTCGGCGATCGGTGCCGGCAGCTTGCCTGCACAGATCACTGTCGAGATTGAGATGATCGTGAGTTGCAGATGA
- a CDS encoding amino acid deaminase, whose translation MEKGVPALQAPLPLDQVATQKWNILAEDVPLPVAILRERALRANSAWMRGYIEQTGVSIAPHGKTSMAPALYDLQISDGAWAITVSTPQHFAVAREFGFKRIFMANQLIGRRGIANVIDGLKASPDLAFYCLVDDTANVAALARAVRERGLGRPLNVLVELGFEGGRTGCRSLEAALQVAHAVAEEADALNLAGVEGFEGLLRNDGAPEILVQVNALLDGMVTLAETADREGLFGDGEVLLSAGGSSYYDLVTTKLSAAKLSRAFRVLIRSGCYITHDSHMYVRARDALARRDPALAATGNLEPALEVWAYVQSRPEPCKAIVGFGKRDASYDDPPIGLKWFRPGLHDKPQPLPPGHIVQRLNDQHCHLEIPAQSPLLVGDMLGFGISHPCLTFDKWRVMHLVDEDYLVTGSIRTYF comes from the coding sequence TTGGAGAAAGGTGTCCCCGCCCTTCAAGCCCCGTTGCCGCTCGATCAGGTCGCCACGCAGAAATGGAATATTCTGGCTGAAGACGTGCCTTTGCCGGTCGCAATATTGCGTGAACGCGCGTTGCGGGCAAATAGCGCCTGGATGCGCGGTTATATCGAGCAGACGGGGGTCAGCATCGCGCCTCATGGCAAGACGTCGATGGCCCCCGCTCTCTACGACCTGCAAATCAGCGATGGCGCATGGGCGATCACCGTCTCAACGCCCCAGCATTTTGCGGTGGCGCGCGAATTTGGCTTCAAGCGCATCTTCATGGCCAACCAGTTGATCGGACGGCGTGGTATTGCCAACGTCATCGACGGTCTGAAAGCGTCTCCGGACCTCGCATTTTACTGCCTGGTCGATGACACCGCCAATGTGGCCGCGCTGGCGCGTGCGGTGCGCGAACGCGGACTTGGACGACCGCTCAACGTTCTCGTTGAACTTGGTTTCGAAGGAGGCCGAACAGGCTGCCGCTCCCTCGAAGCTGCGCTGCAGGTCGCGCACGCCGTCGCTGAGGAGGCTGACGCCCTGAACCTTGCCGGTGTTGAGGGGTTCGAAGGCTTGTTGCGGAACGATGGTGCGCCGGAAATCCTTGTGCAGGTCAACGCACTTCTTGACGGTATGGTCACCCTGGCGGAAACGGCTGACCGCGAAGGGTTGTTTGGCGATGGAGAAGTACTGCTGTCGGCGGGCGGTTCCTCTTACTACGATCTTGTAACCACCAAACTCTCTGCCGCGAAGCTCTCACGGGCTTTCCGTGTACTGATCCGGTCCGGCTGCTACATTACGCATGACTCTCACATGTATGTGCGGGCGCGTGACGCTTTGGCGCGGCGCGATCCTGCACTTGCGGCGACTGGCAACCTCGAACCCGCGCTGGAAGTATGGGCTTACGTGCAATCCCGCCCCGAGCCATGCAAGGCCATTGTTGGGTTCGGCAAACGAGACGCATCCTACGATGACCCGCCCATTGGCTTGAAATGGTTTCGTCCGGGCTTGCACGACAAACCGCAACCACTGCCTCCGGGCCATATCGTGCAACGTCTCAATGATCAGCATTGCCACCTTGAGATTCCGGCACAATCGCCTTTGCTAGTGGGCGACATGCTCGGTTTCGGGATATCGCACCCCTGCCTGACATTCGACAAATGGCGCGTGATGCATCTTGTTGATGAGGACTATCTCGTGACGGGCTCAATACGAACTTATTTCTGA
- a CDS encoding SDR family oxidoreductase encodes MTKSKVIMITGGASGIGTTVAELALAAGHRVVIADIDIARAEDLAVRLGDRTWAVKLDITSEAEWQSALDTVWAREGRLDVLINNAAIVHAGWARDVPLSGHHDTIQTNCLGAINGMMTALPRFKQQGSGHLITVASMVAFVPYPGLASYAAAKHALRAFHVALAIEETASPVAFTLVYPGATETPMLDKESKTDALALAFAGEPCSPQEVASLILDAIETRPEEIYLPPERGEAVRKLGVDIKELREHVEKNTAIGWERLQKRRQTHDGGS; translated from the coding sequence ATGACAAAGAGCAAGGTGATCATGATCACCGGCGGTGCAAGCGGAATTGGAACGACCGTCGCCGAGTTGGCGTTGGCAGCCGGCCATAGGGTCGTTATCGCCGATATCGACATCGCTCGCGCAGAGGATCTGGCGGTGCGACTTGGAGACCGAACATGGGCCGTGAAACTCGACATCACGTCGGAAGCCGAGTGGCAGTCGGCGCTTGACACGGTTTGGGCGCGTGAGGGCCGTCTCGATGTTTTGATTAACAACGCGGCGATCGTTCATGCCGGTTGGGCGCGCGACGTTCCGCTTTCCGGCCACCACGACACGATCCAGACGAATTGTCTCGGCGCGATCAACGGAATGATGACCGCTCTGCCGCGCTTCAAGCAACAGGGCTCCGGCCACCTCATCACCGTGGCCAGCATGGTTGCCTTCGTTCCCTATCCCGGTCTTGCAAGCTATGCTGCAGCAAAACATGCCTTGCGCGCATTCCATGTCGCGCTGGCAATCGAGGAAACTGCAAGCCCGGTGGCCTTTACGCTGGTTTATCCCGGCGCCACGGAAACACCGATGCTCGATAAGGAATCCAAGACAGACGCGCTTGCACTGGCCTTCGCGGGTGAGCCCTGCTCACCACAGGAAGTCGCCAGTCTCATCTTGGACGCCATTGAGACCCGACCCGAAGAAATCTATCTGCCACCCGAGCGCGGTGAGGCGGTGCGAAAGCTTGGCGTTGATATCAAAGAATTGCGCGAGCATGTCGAGAAGAACACAGCCATCGGCTGGGAAAGACTTCAAAAACGCAGACAAACCCACGATGGGGGAAGCTGA
- a CDS encoding GntR family transcriptional regulator — translation MGQTRSGAISANENTLDLSRNSLSERIYAHLRLELMSGLHPPGMRLSIRRLASEFNTSPTPVREAIFQLVREGALELRPGYQPRVPVLDVPVYLNIRETRLPLERLAGELAAVHITAEEIEALREYHRRFQQGEADEQWRDALIANQNFHFAIYNASQNPVLVRVIENLWLLAGPIVNSQYPNVREASSDMHPHLLVIDALERRSPADTGELLVQDLREGSYRILRQMEETEKSDFRKSKRAKG, via the coding sequence GTGGGTCAAACGCGAAGCGGTGCGATTTCCGCGAACGAGAATACTTTGGACCTGTCGAGGAATAGTCTTTCTGAGCGAATTTACGCTCATTTGCGTCTAGAGCTTATGTCCGGACTCCACCCGCCTGGCATGCGTTTATCGATCCGGCGTCTCGCATCCGAGTTCAACACTTCCCCTACCCCTGTAAGAGAAGCGATTTTCCAGCTCGTTCGCGAGGGAGCGCTTGAGCTGCGACCGGGGTATCAGCCGCGTGTTCCCGTGCTCGACGTTCCGGTCTATCTCAACATCCGAGAAACCCGACTTCCCTTGGAGCGGTTGGCAGGTGAACTTGCCGCAGTTCATATAACGGCCGAGGAAATCGAGGCGCTTCGCGAATACCACAGGCGGTTTCAGCAGGGAGAGGCGGATGAACAGTGGCGCGATGCGCTGATAGCGAACCAGAATTTTCATTTCGCGATCTACAATGCGTCCCAGAATCCGGTGCTCGTCCGGGTGATCGAAAACCTCTGGCTGCTCGCGGGACCGATTGTCAATTCGCAATATCCGAATGTCCGCGAAGCATCATCGGATATGCATCCGCATTTGCTGGTCATCGACGCGCTTGAGCGCCGTTCTCCCGCCGATACTGGCGAACTGCTTGTCCAGGACTTGCGCGAAGGCTCCTATCGCATCCTGCGCCAGATGGAAGAGACAGAGAAAAGCGATTTTCGTAAATCAAAACGTGCCAAAGGTTGA
- a CDS encoding NAD(P)/FAD-dependent oxidoreductase has product MTSSQSRVVIVGAGQGGLQVAISLRQEGFEGSITLIGDEPGLPYQRPPLSKAYLKTGDVEGLTLRPSAFFEKNRIELIAKTTVNRLDRAGRKVIASEQAYEFDHLILATGTSNFRPPINGLERALDLRTLEDAKRLREGLDRSRRIAVIGGGFIGLEFAAVARASGHDVTVVETAPRLLSRAVSHAMSARFLDFHRALGTRILLGASVAHISDTSVTVSNGEDVEADLVLLAAGVRPNVKLAEDARLSVENGIIVDQYLLTLDPNISALGDCASFPDPRTGRSVRLESVQAATDHARLIARRLVKGDLSGYTAVPWFWSDQANWKLQIAGLSGPEDESIPVGETAVFRFSEGILTAVETINDAKNHMKARKVLASREPCSRDMLERGGYDLSLS; this is encoded by the coding sequence GTGACTTCATCTCAAAGCCGGGTCGTTATCGTCGGAGCTGGGCAGGGTGGGCTGCAGGTCGCTATCAGCCTACGCCAGGAAGGCTTTGAAGGAAGTATCACCCTGATCGGGGATGAGCCCGGCCTGCCTTACCAGCGTCCCCCGCTATCCAAGGCCTATCTCAAGACGGGCGACGTGGAGGGACTGACCCTCAGGCCATCAGCATTCTTCGAGAAGAACAGGATCGAGTTGATCGCCAAAACGACCGTTAATCGTCTCGATCGCGCCGGAAGAAAGGTCATCGCCAGCGAACAGGCATATGAGTTCGATCACCTGATACTCGCAACCGGCACATCCAACTTCCGTCCGCCTATAAACGGGCTCGAAAGAGCGCTTGACCTGAGAACGCTGGAGGATGCGAAGCGTCTGCGCGAGGGGCTTGACCGCTCTCGGCGTATTGCGGTTATCGGGGGTGGGTTCATCGGGCTGGAATTTGCTGCGGTGGCAAGGGCGTCGGGCCATGATGTGACCGTGGTGGAAACGGCACCAAGACTTCTTTCGAGAGCCGTTTCTCACGCGATGTCGGCTAGATTTCTCGACTTTCATCGCGCGCTTGGAACACGCATCCTTCTTGGTGCGTCCGTTGCTCATATCTCCGATACATCGGTGACAGTCTCGAACGGCGAAGACGTGGAAGCGGATCTGGTTTTGTTGGCGGCGGGTGTTCGGCCGAACGTAAAGCTTGCCGAAGATGCCAGACTGTCTGTCGAAAACGGGATTATCGTCGACCAGTATCTCCTGACTTTGGATCCGAATATCTCCGCGCTTGGAGATTGCGCTTCGTTTCCCGACCCGCGTACTGGACGATCCGTTCGCCTTGAGAGCGTTCAGGCAGCGACCGATCATGCCCGTCTCATTGCACGGCGTCTCGTGAAGGGGGACCTTTCTGGCTACACTGCCGTTCCCTGGTTCTGGTCGGATCAAGCCAATTGGAAACTGCAGATTGCCGGGTTGTCGGGGCCGGAAGACGAAAGCATTCCGGTGGGAGAAACAGCCGTGTTTCGGTTCTCTGAAGGCATCTTGACAGCGGTCGAGACGATCAATGATGCAAAAAACCACATGAAGGCGCGCAAGGTGCTGGCTTCCAGAGAGCCTTGCTCTCGTGACATGCTCGAGCGGGGAGGATATGACCTAAGCCTGAGTTAA